In the genome of Arabidopsis thaliana chromosome 4, partial sequence, the window TGGCGGTGTTTTCCAGATAGAGCCATTTGATACTCTTTGAAATCAGAGGAAAAGTTCTCAAACTTGAGCAACCACTGAGATCGAGGGTTTCGAGAGATGACAAGTTGACATCGGTTGGAAGAACCTCCAGCCCTGTGCATTCTTTCATTTCCAACCTCACCAATTTTTGGAGATTCCCAATAGTAGAAGGAAGTGTCACCAAACTTTTGCAGTTGTTGAGATATAAATGCTTCAGATTGGTGGCCTTTGAAAGATCTGGAATTTCTGTCAGGTTTTCAGATTCTGACAGATCCATCTCTTCGAGACTTCCAAGCGactgaaaaaaacattatcgatgataatcattttaattttatacctatatatgtttaaaattataattaaacattattacGTATGTATGTAAGACATAACCGTGGATCGACCACAAgccataaaaacaaatttgggtatacttaattagttatataacagaaggtaaacaaaaatcagCATAGCATTAACAATGTACCTGGATGCCTTCCCATAGCTTCTCATGCTTGTAGCACCTCACATTGAGAAAAACGAGATATTCTGGGCGAAATTCACAAGGCATACATCTCATAAGGCAGTCGAGATAATCTAGTCCAGCAGGGAGATTCTTGTTCCAGAAACAATCTTCTACCACGATCTCATTTCTCCCTTCCGGAAAGTCAACGTCTGAACATCCCATTTTGATTGCTGGGAAATTTCTCAAATTCGGGCATCCAGTGAGATTGAGGTACTCGAGAGATTCCAAGTTGAGATCGGTTGGAAAACTCTCTAGCTTTTTGCAATCACTAATATCTAAATAGATAAGTTTAATGGCATTCTGCATCGAGGAAGGAAATGTCACCAAGGATTCGCATTTACAAATATCTACTTCCTCGAGGTTTATGGCTAAAGAAAGATCTGGAAtctctttcaaatatttggAACCACGCAGAAACATCTGCTTGAGTCTTCCAAGTGGCTAATAACAAAATAGGGGAAAAGAGAGTACACACGTTAGTGAACATTTTAAACAGattcattttagtttttctaaCAGATTTATGTTTAGAAATTGATCACTAATAGAATTAGTACCTGAGTTCCATCCCACAGCTTCTCAAGGTCACTATTCTCCATTCTGAGTTTAACCAGATACTCAACCTTAAAATTAGAATGCAAACGCTTCAATGGACAATTATTCCACAATAGCAATCTGAGTTTACTAGGGAAATAAACGATGCCCTGAGTGCCTTCCACACGTGAGCAATCAACTGATAGATATTCGAGATTACACATGCCTTCTAATGATTTTAAATCTATTAATATCACCCCCGAACAATGTAACTTCCTCAGTTTAATGGCATTCTGAATCGAGGAAGGAAGTGTCACCAAAGATTCGCATCCTTCAAGATCTAATTCCTCGAGGTTTCTGGCATTAGAAAGATCTggaatttctttcaaatttttggaacacaacaaattcatcttcttgagaCTTCCAAGGggctgaaaacaaaatatggaaAAAGAGAATACACACGTTCACAAATATACCACAATTTTCTGTTCTAAAAACTGacaactaataaaaatttagaattcgTACCAGAGTTCCTTCCCACAGTTTCTCAAGCTTACTATACTTCATTATGAGGTTAACTAGATATTCCGCCTTAAAAGTAGATGGCAAAGACTTCAATGGACAATCATCCCAGTCTAGCAATCTGAGTTTAAGGGGCAAATAAACGAGGCTCTGAGGTTGACCCCCATCTGACCAATCACCAATTTTTAGATATTGGAGATTACGCATGCCTTTGAACGATTCTTTATCTATTAATAACGGCCTTGTCGAAAAATATTCCTCGAATGGCAAACGTATTCCAAGAAGAGTTTCTGTCCCCTGAAAAAAAATCCGAAGAAAACTAATATAATCTTAACAATCACaaccctttttatttttctgacaCATCAAAGCTACATTTTAATTACGAATGAGGCAACAATTGCTTAAGTTTATCAATCCCCAAATGAcgattaaattaatataaagtcATGCATTAAAACGGAGCTGCGAAAAAAACTTACAGTTTTCTCGGTCACTACTTCATGAATATCCTCAAAATTCGTCAGAAATTGACGTTTTCCAGGATTACCCTTGGACTTTGCACGATCAATTTCTCTACCCAATTTCTCTAGCAAATTGTGCATCTCTATATGTCCATCCGGTGTAATACGTATGAGGGACTTCTCAGACAACATTGTAAGCCCAACATTATCTTCAAGTAAATCTTTGACGTAACTGACCTCAAAACCATTGAATAAACACGCAATGCAAAGGAACATATCTTGATCTTTTTGATGTAATCTATCGTAGCTGACTCTTAATGTTTTCATAATATCTCCGTTCAAACCATTTCGGAGCCTAGGCATCATCTCCATCCACTCTTTTTTGCCCCTTCTTCTTAATGACGAACCCAGGACATTGAGACCCAAAGGAAGATGGCCGGCAAGCTTCGCAACTTCAAATGCTAGTTCCTTAAAATCATCAGGTGGAGAGTCTTTCCCAAAAGCAGATCGGCATAACATCGTAAGAGCAAGACCTTGAGATGGCAGCTTCACCTCATATACAAGGTCAATGTCATGAGCCTTGAGAAATTGCCTATCTTGAGTGATCACAATAATTCTGCTTCCCGATCCAAACCATTCAGCTTTTCCCACCAAGGTCTTAAGAAACTCTAGATTATCCACATCATCAAGAAGGATAAGAACTTTCTTGTGCTTCAACCTTTGCTCCACCACACCAAAATGCTCTATCTTTATGTCCTTTTGACCTAAGATTTCAGAGAGAAGTTCTTTTTCCCAACTCAACTTCATGCCAGAGACGTCACTACCACTGGTGCTTTTATAAGTTAGGAAAGCGCGAAGGGGGAATTGGATAGAGAGTTGACTGAAAAGAGCTCTTCCTATGGTACTCTTACCAATCCCTGATTGTCCCCAAATCCCGACCATTCTAGCTTCCTTGGATTCCAAGCACAATACTGATTTTATTGCCTCAATATGAGCTTCAATTCCGACGAAGTCATCAAAACACTTTGACCGAGTGATAAGTTTATTCGAAACATCATTGGATATCTTTTCAACCATATGCGCTTCATTAGGCCTAATAACAAAAGTCAATTTTGTCAATTAAGAAGCACCCCTAAAAGAAGAACCGAAGTCTATGCAAAAATATAGTTCTGAGACAATTGAAAACGCAAGCAGATATATTGGAATCATAACAACGTACCCGTTCAGAAGATCCTCTCCGGCTATATTTGCTATATCTGTGAGAGCTTGCACCCATCTTTGTTTCTGATCCCCTGGTTGTTTGTCCTTGCTGACCTCGCATGTCTTTTCAAAGACCTTTCCAAATTCGCCGGTCTGTTTTCTAACTTCCGAAGGATCAACGTCGTAGAAAACTGGAATCACCATTTGACCTAAATCATTAAAGCACTTGTGGATCTCAACCAATTCATTTAAGCACCACGTTGAAGAAGCATAGTTCTTAGAGAAGATGACGATTGAGATCCTAGCTTCTCTAATCGCCGATATAAGCTCAGGGGCGATTGTGCGGCTTCTCTCGATTCCATGATCGATGAATGTATTGATTGATTTGCCGTCGAGCGCCTCGATTAGATGGCTGAGGAACGTCTTGCGAACATCAACCCCACTGAAGCTTGGAAAAACGTCGTATCTCCGTCtgccagaagaagaagaagccgcCATGGGAGATGATAGAGAGAACTCAGAGAAGAGACGAAGATTTTTAAGAGAAGTAAATCAGCAAGACATAGtgtgagaaagagaggagaaaCTTCGTCTTCCTTCCCTCCAAGACTTGCATAGAAGACTTACTGTACAAGATATTCTTTTAAGTGGCTAAAATCAAATCTCCTAACAAGACAATTGAGAcgtaaataataaagaaactcGGCCCTTCCTTTCCTCGAAAGCTTTTTTACACTACATACAAAGATATTTTTGaagattgaatttttgtgGTTGTCACTGAATTATGATAAGTCTTAGTCTTTGTACAAGAcagaaataatatttcaatttcTAGGCAAGTAGACAGAAACTTACATTCGTTTCCTCTAcaaagatattttgaaaacacaaattttgtGGTTATCAGTTGTCCTTGTACAAGACAGTTTATCGTAAGAATGTTATGATTGTTTAATATCTAAGTCTTGTTTCCCTATACATACATGCACACGGTTTAGGAGAATAAGTATATCGATTATGAGGATTTTAATTCAAATAATACAGTGAAAATACTAATTAACACTAACTCTCTAGTTTGCTAAATTActcttttagttttcaagAATTGTATTATTAGTTTAAAGTTTGGCTTAGTGCGTCAGCCACCACTGTAGTTTTAAGGAGCATTTGGTTTCTAAGGGTTTCATGTACTGGATGGAAGAACTCGTGTCTGAGAACATCCTCTGCGCTGTTTCGTTGCCTTGGGTTAACGGTCAAACATCTATCCACGAAGTCAAGGAGCGGCCGTGGAATTGCGTCTAGAAACTCTCTGCGTTTGTGTTGAGTTCACACCATTTTCTCAACTCCAGCCCCTTGAAGTACCTTGACTCGTACAATTcctgaaacaacaacacaaaactcTACGTGAATTCATCTCACACGATCATCTATCTAATCATTTTGTCActaatttacattttaaagatatataatgCTAACGATGAAAACCCTTTTGTGATATTTGAATCCATATGCTGGTGGCAAAGAAGAACAGAGCATGTATGTTATATTCAAACCAATGCAGCAATCAAATAAATGGAGAGTTTTATCAGGGAGGTAAGATGAGATGTAACCTCAGGGAAAGAGGATTCACGGTTGTGCAGCTTGGCTACTTCCCATAATTCTTCACTGCCTCGTAGTTGCGCAATGCCCTTTATGTTCCTGGGAATGACAAGGTCGTTGTAAGACggcaagaaagaaaaaagagtggAATCGACTGATggtgtattattttttttttctattattagGTAATTGGTACAATATCTGAAGCAAACCTGCACAAACCAATTCAGCTAAAATAAGCACCAGAGAAATTAGCTTTCACATCCTAAATGTGATAATGACTAGTTCACTCCTACAATTGTAGTCTCAGCTCTCAATGCAcaagtttattatatatggaaTTAATTACTAACATACACATTGAGATGTATCTGTGTTTTTAGAAAAGTCAGgactaatttaaaaacattaactaATTCAATGTCTTTTAAACTTATCCATAGATGTAAGGAAACATACAAAATCTGTCAAAAATACTTTTCCAGAATGAGCTAAATTGTGGCTTTCAAAACATGTATTTATACGAAAGCCTTAGAGAAGTAGATACAAAGATGTAAGAACAGAGTACCATGCTCTAGAGTTGGAGACTTAAAAAGGCACCAGCGACGAAGAGCTTGATGAGCCTGATGAGCCTGATGacctataaaagaagaaagaacagagTCAAAGAGTCAacattataactaaatattgAGTctttaaagtatatatatatagagagagagtcTCTAATTCTGTGAGAGATTGATTATCCAATCAGTGAATTGGTGTGTTTCAGAGCCTGAAACTCTGCAGTTCTCTTCATTATAATTCAGGTTATTTGATAGATCAATAAAGATTGCTTGTCTTGTTATgctgcaacaaaacaaaacagaatagTAAGATGTTTCAGTTACCATGATGCCTCAGAATCTTCGTCCCTATGCGCGATGGGAATTTCTTTAGCTTGTCGCTTAGTTATCATGGAATCAACAGAGAAAGCTTCACCCTCCAGACATGGATATGAAATTGATGACGATTCTCCCCGCCCTAATGGAAGCTCCAGATTTGGAGCGGTCAATCCTGTGTCTGTTACTGTTTGGCCACAGGGTAAGTTGAAATCTTCTTCAGAGTTTCCTAATGTCATCTGtataataaaccaaactatCGATTCTTTTAGATAGTGGCCTTCctgaaatattaaaaagaaaatcgaGAGATAGCTTTAATAGTTTTCAGTTCAAATTATGGCAAAAGACTTACCCGCATCCGCTTCTTGCTACTACTCTCAGTCTCTACAGCATCACATTTTTCTCCAGACTGTTGGTTGTACTCTGCTTTAGAGCTTCCATCACTATCATCCGGATATGGAGACACATGCAGGAGTTGTACGCCGCATCCTTTGATCCTCCTCCCTTTAAACTTGAATTCCACATTATCCAAGACCTTTACCTTTGGATATAGAGTATTTTTAAACTGCCGGAACTTGAAGGAACACAAAACCAGATGATCCGTCTTACACATCAGTGTCATATCAGTAGCTATTGTATGGATATAATGTTCGCCTTTGTATTGGAAGTATACATACACACTCCCATAAGAATCGGTTTGAGGTTCAACCACTACACAAGCATTGAATCGCAAAAATttgtgagagagagatctcCGAGGTAAAGTGATATTTACGGAATTTCCATATGCTCGATGCTTGAAATATGCAGGCACTTCTCCACCTGGTAAAACCATAGTCTTCTTGAAGCATGAACGTAGGATGAGTTCTCGTGCATCTCTATCCAATTTGAAGCAATTCTGGAAGTTAAAATAGTTTCTTCCATACCAATAAttatcttcatcctcatcctcctcctcatcatcctcctcctcatcctcgtcctcatcctcatcatcgtcatcgtcatcttcatcctcctcatcctcatcctcatcctcatcctcgACATCGGTATTCTCGTTATactcatcctcatcctcattCTTGTCATAACTCATCCTCATTCTCGTCATCCTCATTATAGTCATCCTCAACATCATCGTCTCGTGTACGCATCTTTTCAATCTTTTCATAGTGATCATCCATTGTTGCCACCACAGTGGAATCACTCAACGCCGAAATGACACCTCCACAGTCTGTAAAGTCGACCTTCTTAAGCCAAGTCAGTCTGAAAATGTTCGGGGAGatgtttttcaactttttgcaACCACTCATATTTAGTATCTTGAGCTTCGAAAAATTCTCAATGAAGCAAGGAACTTGTTCAATGGCGGTGTCAGCTAGATTGAGTTCTTGAATACTAGTTGAAATCTGAGGAAATCTTCTCAACGACTTGCAACCACGCATCGATAATACAATGAGCCTCGAGAAATTCTCAAAACATGGAACTTCTTCAATGGCAGTGTCATCTAGATTGAGTACAGCAAtactttttgaaatttgaggGAAAAATCTCAAACTTGAGCACCCTTTGAGATTGACTGTATGGAGAGATGACAAGTTGACATCCATAGGAAGAACCTTCAGCCCTGTGCATTCTTTCATTTCTAACGTGTATAGTTTTTGGTGATTCCCAATTGTAGAAGGTAACGTCACCAAACTTTTGCAATTTGAGAGGTTCAAATTCACCAGATTGGTGGCCTTTGAAAGATCTGGAATTTCTATCAGGTTTTCACATTCTGACAGATCCATCCTCTCAAGTTTCCCAAGGGActgaaacagagtaaaacattgttatgcttttcttttttttaatgtaaaacgTTGTTATGCTTTAATCATTGTTGATACTATATCCGTTTAGTGTtataatcaagaacaagacatAATGTTGTATATATTACACGTATAAAAATCGTACCTGGACGCCTTCCCATAGCTTCTCAAGCATGTTGTTGCCTCTCAGTTTGAGATTAACGAGATGTTCTGGTAGAAATTTACTTGGATTACATCTCCTAAGGCAATCGAGATAATCTAGTCCAGGGAGACTCTTGTTCCATAAACAATCTGCTACGTCGATGTCAATTCCATATGGGGAAATTTGCATTATAGTCTCAGGGAAATTTCTCAACTTGGGGCATCGTAGGAGATCGAGGTACTCGAGAGATTCCGAGTTGAGAGGACTTGGAAAACTTTCTAGCACTTCGCAATCAGAAATATCTAATCTCTCGAGGTTCATGGCATAAGAAAGATCTggaatttctttcaaatatttggAATTACGCAGAATCATCTTCTTTAGGCTTCCAAGTAGCTGAAaacaaggaaagagagaataaCACACATTTATAAACATTTCAAACAGATTTATTTAGAttgtttaacaaataaattaataaaaataacacacttctgttttcaaatagacaactaaaacaataaagaattAGTACCTGAGTTCCATTCCACAGCTTCTCAAGGTCACTATTCACCATTCTGAGTTCAACCAGATACTCAGCCTTAAAATTAGAAGGCAAACGCTTCAATGGACAATTATCCCACCATAGCCATTTGAGTTTACGTGGCAAGTAAACGAGGCCGTTAGGTAGACGCATTCTGGTTTCTCTCGGTTGCCACCATGAATGATCATGAATTTTTAGATATTGGAGATTAAGCATGCCTTGGAACGAGTTTTCATCTATTGAAATAAATGGCTTATCTATTTGTGAATCTGATGACGCGCTGAAATGTATTCCGAGCAATTTTTCAGTCCcctgacaaaaacaaatcccCAAAGAAAACTATTATCCTCAAGTACCAAACtaaatcagtttttttctGTCCTTTTTAACATCAAAAGCCAATCGGTGAATTAATATAAAGTGGTGCATTAAGCTGCAAAAACTTACGGTATTATCGGTAAATACGTCTAGAATTTCCTCAGCATTCTCCAGAAATCGACGTTTTCCAGGATTACCATTAGACTCTTCACGATCAATTTCTGTAGCCAACTTCTGAAGCAAATTGTGCATCTCTATAGTATCATTCGGTGTTAAACGTATGAGGGACTTATCATCCAACGTTTTGAGCCTAATGTTAACATTAACACCATCTCCGAGGAAGTCTTTGATGGATTTGACTTTCCAACCATTGAATAACCATGCAATGTAATGGAATATATCTTGATCTTTTGGATCTAATCTAACGTAGCTGACTCTTAATGTTTTCATAATATCTCTGTTCAAACCATTTTGGAGCTCAGCCAGCATCTCCATCCACTCTTCTTTGCTCCTTCGTTTTAAAGACGAACCAAGGACACTGAGACCCAAAGGAAGATTACCGGCAAGCTTTGCAACTTCAAATGCTAGTTCCTTAAAATCATCAGGTGGAGAGTATTTCCCAAAAGCATATTGGCATATCATCTTAAGAGCAAGACCTTGAGATGGGAGCTTCACCTCATATATAAGGTCAATCTCATGAGCCTTGAGAAGTTGCCTATCTTGAGTGATCACAATTATTCTGCTTCCAGATCCAAACCATTCAGCTTTTCCCACCAAGGTCCTAAGAAACTCTAGATTATCCACATCATCAAGAAGGATAAGAACTTTCTTGTGCTTCAACCTTTGCTCCACCACACCAAAATGCTCTATCTTTATGTCCTTTTGACCTAAGATTTCCGAGAGAAGTTCTTTTTCCCAACTCAACTTCATGCCAGAGACGTCACTACCACTGGTGCTTTTATAAGTTATGAAAGCGCGATGGTGGAACTGGCTAGAGAGTTGACTGAAAAGAGCTCTTCCTATAGTACTCTTACCAATCCCTGACTGTCCCCAAATCCCGACCATTATTCTAGCTTCCTTGGATTCCAAGcacagttttaattttattgccTCTATATGATCCTCAATTCCGACTAAGTCACCAAAACCCTTTGGCAGAGGAAAAAGTTTATTCGAAACATCATTAGCTATCTTTACAACCATGGCTGCTTCACTAGGCCTAATAACAATAGTCAAAATTGTGTCAATAAAGAGGCACCCCTAAAAGCACAATCGAAGATTCGAAGTGAAc includes:
- a CDS encoding SUPPRESSOR OF, CONSTITUTIVE protein; protein product: MVLPGGEVPAYFKHRAYGNSVNITLPRRSLSHKFLRFNACVVVEPQTDSYGSVYVYFQYKGEHYIHTIATDMTLMCKTDHLVLCSFKFRQFKNTLYPKVKVLDNVEFKFKGRRIKGCGVQLLHVSPYPDDSDGSSKAEYNQQSGEKCDAVETESSSKKRMRMTLGNSEEDFNLPCGQTVTDTGLTAPNLELPLGRGESSSISYPCLEGEAFSVDSMITKRQAKEIPIAHRDEDSEASWSSGSSGSSSSSSLVPF
- a CDS encoding disease resistance protein (TIR-NBS-LRR class) (Disease resistance protein (TIR-NBS-LRR class) family; FUNCTIONS IN: transmembrane receptor activity, nucleoside-triphosphatase activity, nucleotide binding, ATP binding; INVOLVED IN: signal transduction, apoptosis, defense response, innate immune response; LOCATED IN: intrinsic to membrane; CONTAINS InterPro DOMAIN/s: ATPase, AAA+ type, core (InterPro:IPR003593), NB-ARC (InterPro:IPR002182), Leucine-rich repeat (InterPro:IPR001611), Toll-Interleukin receptor (InterPro:IPR000157), Disease resistance protein (InterPro:IPR000767); BEST Arabidopsis thaliana protein match is: Disease resistance protein (TIR-NBS-LRR class) family (TAIR:AT4G16940.1); Has 19980 Blast hits to 13439 proteins in 492 species: Archae - 4; Bacteria - 689; Metazoa - 980; Fungi - 44; Plants - 17549; Viruses - 10; Other Eukaryotes - 704 (source: NCBI BLink).), whose translation is MASSSSSPSSRRYDVFPSFSGVDVRKTFLSHLIEALDRRSINTFMDHGIVRSCIIADELITAIREARISIVIFSENYASSTWCLNELVEIHKCHKDKDLDQMVIPVFYGVDPSHVRKQIGGFGDVFKKTCEDKPEDQKQRWVKALTDISNLAGEDLRNGPSEAAMVVKIANDVSNKLFPLPKGFGDLVGIEDHIEAIKLKLCLESKEARIMVGIWGQSGIGKSTIGRALFSQLSSQFHHRAFITYKSTSGSDVSGMKLSWEKELLSEILGQKDIKIEHFGVVEQRLKHKKVLILLDDVDNLEFLRTLVGKAEWFGSGSRIIVITQDRQLLKAHEIDLIYEVKLPSQGLALKMICQYAFGKYSPPDDFKELAFEVAKLAGNLPLGLSVLGSSLKRRSKEEWMEMLAELQNGLNRDIMKTLRVSYVRLDPKDQDIFHYIAWLFNGWKVKSIKDFLGDGVNVNIRLKTLDDKSLIRLTPNDTIEMHNLLQKLATEIDREESNGNPGKRRFLENAEEILDVFTDNTGTEKLLGIHFSASSDSQIDKPFISIDENSFQGMLNLQYLKIHDHSWWQPRETRMRLPNGLVYLPRKLKWLWWDNCPLKRLPSNFKAEYLVELRMVNSDLEKLWNGTQLLGSLKKMILRNSKYLKEIPDLSYAMNLERLDISDCEVLESFPSPLNSESLEYLDLLRCPKLRNFPETIMQISPYGIDIDVADCLWNKSLPGLDYLDCLRRCNPSKFLPEHLVNLKLRGNNMLEKLWEGVQSLGKLERMDLSECENLIEIPDLSKATNLVNLNLSNCKSLVTLPSTIGNHQKLYTLEMKECTGLKVLPMDVNLSSLHTVNLKGCSSLRFFPQISKSIAVLNLDDTAIEEVPCFENFSRLIVLSMRGCKSLRRFPQISTSIQELNLADTAIEQVPCFIENFSKLKILNMSGCKKLKNISPNIFRLTWLKKVDFTDCGGVISALSDSTVVATMDDHYEKIEKMRTRDDDVEDDYNEDDENEDEL